The Pseudarthrobacter sp. NS4 genome includes a window with the following:
- a CDS encoding sugar phosphate isomerase/epimerase family protein — protein MTSRIGLSSYAFFWQLSDKVSAPLSIHDALERTAELGVDLFQICDYAPLEAMTDSELEAVRATADGLGISLELGTKGIRPGHLRKFLHIAGILGSPLLRTMFNTPGHTPTNEEAVRIFKEVLPEFEAAGVKIAVETYEQVPTSRILDVIRGVNSPHLGICSDPANTVAALEMPREVIDAVAPYVLNMHIKDFAFSRKDGWVGFTYSGAQLGEGLLDYEYMVSKFQPHQRNINQIVEHWLPWQDTEADTIHLENQWTQHSIKFLRSK, from the coding sequence ATGACTTCGCGGATTGGATTGAGCAGCTACGCATTCTTCTGGCAGCTCTCGGACAAGGTCTCCGCGCCGCTCAGCATCCACGATGCGCTGGAGCGGACCGCGGAACTCGGCGTCGACCTCTTCCAGATTTGCGACTACGCCCCGCTGGAAGCCATGACGGATTCCGAACTGGAAGCCGTCCGGGCCACCGCTGACGGGCTGGGAATCTCCCTGGAGCTCGGCACCAAGGGCATCCGCCCCGGGCACCTGCGGAAGTTTCTCCACATCGCCGGGATCCTGGGCTCACCCCTGCTGCGGACCATGTTCAACACCCCCGGCCACACCCCCACGAATGAGGAAGCGGTAAGGATCTTTAAGGAAGTCCTGCCCGAGTTCGAAGCCGCGGGAGTAAAGATCGCGGTGGAAACCTACGAACAGGTGCCCACCTCCCGGATCCTGGACGTGATCCGGGGCGTGAACAGCCCGCACCTGGGCATCTGCAGCGACCCAGCCAACACCGTTGCAGCACTGGAAATGCCTCGCGAGGTGATCGACGCCGTCGCTCCCTACGTCCTGAACATGCACATCAAAGACTTCGCGTTCAGCCGCAAGGACGGATGGGTTGGATTCACCTACTCCGGCGCACAACTTGGCGAGGGCCTGCTCGACTACGAGTACATGGTCAGCAAATTCCAGCCCCACCAAAGAAACATCAACCAGATCGTCGAACACTGGCTGCCCTGGCAGGACACCGAGGCCGACACCATCCACCTGGAAAACCAGTGGACCCAGCACAGCATCAAATTCCTAAGGAGCAAATGA
- a CDS encoding phosphogluconate dehydrogenase C-terminal domain-containing protein, with protein sequence MSAEKLTVAVIGAGGKMGMRVSRNLQKSAHTVFYSENSPAGQDRIKAEGRDITPTDDAVKDADVVILAVPDTVLGVVSEGVVPQMKAGAILLTLDPAAAYAGLLAKRDDVIQAVAHPCHPSVFLERTTKEEWADTFGGEGAPQNVVAAIDDDASDETKAAAEAIIRVIYAPVIDVHWVTVKQLAILEPTLVETVACMIGTLLNEALHETVHTAGVPEEAAKAMLFGHVQIALTNALRGSNPFSEACEIAIQYGKDTIIKDDWKKIFNDSELDSVIAKMLKLEAVKR encoded by the coding sequence ATGTCAGCAGAAAAATTGACCGTCGCCGTCATCGGAGCCGGAGGCAAAATGGGAATGCGCGTTTCCCGGAACCTCCAGAAGAGCGCCCACACCGTCTTCTACAGCGAAAACTCCCCCGCCGGCCAGGACCGCATCAAGGCAGAAGGCCGCGACATCACCCCCACTGACGACGCCGTCAAGGACGCCGACGTGGTCATCCTCGCCGTCCCGGACACCGTCCTGGGCGTCGTATCCGAGGGCGTCGTCCCCCAGATGAAAGCCGGCGCCATCCTGCTCACCCTGGACCCCGCCGCCGCCTACGCCGGCCTGCTGGCCAAGCGCGACGACGTCATCCAGGCCGTGGCGCACCCGTGCCACCCGTCCGTGTTCCTCGAGCGCACCACCAAAGAAGAATGGGCCGACACCTTCGGCGGCGAAGGCGCCCCCCAGAACGTGGTCGCCGCCATCGACGACGACGCCTCCGATGAGACCAAAGCCGCAGCCGAGGCGATCATCCGGGTTATCTACGCCCCCGTCATTGACGTCCACTGGGTTACCGTAAAGCAGCTCGCCATCCTCGAGCCCACACTGGTGGAAACCGTGGCCTGCATGATCGGCACCCTCCTCAACGAGGCCCTGCACGAAACCGTCCACACCGCCGGCGTACCGGAGGAAGCAGCAAAGGCCATGCTCTTCGGCCACGTCCAGATCGCCCTCACCAACGCCCTGCGCGGCTCCAACCCCTTCTCCGAGGCCTGCGAAATCGCCATCCAGTACGGCAAGGACACCATCATCAAGGACGACTGGAAGAAAATCTTCAACGACTCCGAACTCGACAGCGTCATCGCTAAAATGCTCAAGCTCGAAGCAGTCAAGCGCTAG
- a CDS encoding Dabb family protein: MTPAEALNESVITAPDYRPGLLRHIVLFQYLEATTPEQRQEIKERFHALAESERQGRRYVASIESGVQHSPEGKHRDLEHGFIASFESEGDRNYYVGEPLITNPANYDPAHHEFKRFVGQYLSPTGVLVFDFSVR, encoded by the coding sequence ATGACCCCGGCGGAGGCACTCAACGAGTCGGTCATTACGGCACCGGACTATCGCCCGGGGCTACTAAGGCACATCGTCCTCTTCCAGTATTTGGAAGCGACAACACCCGAACAGCGTCAAGAGATCAAGGAGCGGTTCCATGCCTTGGCCGAATCAGAAAGGCAGGGCAGACGCTACGTTGCCAGTATCGAATCGGGCGTCCAGCACAGCCCGGAGGGCAAGCACAGGGATCTGGAGCACGGATTCATAGCTTCCTTCGAATCTGAGGGAGACCGGAACTACTATGTGGGGGAGCCGCTCATCACCAATCCGGCCAATTATGATCCGGCGCATCATGAATTTAAGAGGTTTGTGGGCCAATACCTAAGTCCGACAGGTGTTCTTGTCTTTGACTTCAGCGTCCGATAG
- a CDS encoding SDR family NAD(P)-dependent oxidoreductase, producing the protein MSNRLEGKTALVTGAGSGIGLAVAQRFTTEGARVYFADINVEAAEKAAAVTGTGRASALAVDISDEQSVEAAYAAIAADGDLDIVVANAGVQLFGQDAKVGDLSLDVWEKTVAVNHRGAFLTLKHAVRALNGRGGSIICTGSPTAVVACGQTFTAYSSSKAGVHGLARVVAADYAKEGIRVNTVVPGYTETPLVQTIADDPASRAGLVDSTMLGRAGTAADVEGIMVYLASDESAYATGGLFTVDGGLTAL; encoded by the coding sequence ATGTCCAACAGGCTAGAAGGCAAGACCGCCCTCGTTACCGGTGCCGGTTCCGGCATCGGGCTTGCAGTAGCGCAGCGCTTCACTACTGAAGGTGCCCGCGTTTACTTCGCCGACATCAATGTCGAAGCCGCCGAAAAAGCAGCTGCAGTCACCGGCACCGGCCGGGCCAGTGCACTGGCAGTTGATATCTCTGACGAGCAGAGCGTCGAAGCCGCCTACGCCGCCATCGCCGCCGACGGCGACCTGGACATTGTGGTGGCCAACGCCGGCGTCCAGCTCTTCGGCCAGGACGCCAAAGTAGGCGACCTGTCGCTGGATGTCTGGGAAAAGACCGTGGCGGTCAACCACCGAGGAGCCTTCCTGACCCTGAAGCACGCCGTGCGGGCGCTGAACGGCAGGGGAGGATCCATCATCTGCACGGGCAGTCCCACCGCTGTCGTCGCCTGCGGTCAAACCTTCACCGCCTACTCCAGCTCCAAAGCCGGCGTTCACGGACTGGCCCGGGTCGTCGCGGCAGACTACGCGAAAGAAGGTATCCGGGTAAACACCGTAGTACCCGGATACACCGAGACCCCGCTCGTGCAAACCATCGCCGATGACCCTGCCAGCCGTGCCGGCCTGGTCGATTCGACTATGCTCGGGCGGGCAGGTACCGCTGCCGATGTTGAAGGCATCATGGTCTATCTCGCCAGCGACGAATCAGCCTACGCCACAGGCGGGCTCTTCACCGTCGACGGCGGGCTCACAGCACTATGA
- a CDS encoding DUF5605 domain-containing protein, with product MTVETLPGTFQGRFRIDLPGRQYIAVRLRAVA from the coding sequence ATGACCGTGGAGACACTTCCAGGCACCTTTCAAGGCCGGTTCCGCATCGACCTGCCCGGCCGGCAGTACATCGCCGTCCGGCTCCGCGCCGTAGCGTGA